The Sus scrofa isolate TJ Tabasco breed Duroc unplaced genomic scaffold, Sscrofa11.1 Contig2507, whole genome shotgun sequence genome includes the window TGGTCCTGGACAATGTCCACAGTCATTCACCTGAGGACTCTCACCATCTCTTTGCCTGCTTTGTTCGCATAAGAGAAAGCCCGGTGCAAATAAAGCCTGGATGAAATGCATTCAAGGGGAAAACAGGTCCGGGTTTTATGACCCCAGAACCTATTTcagaagattctgattcagcatcTTCAGGATCCAGAGTAGGCCCTGAGCATCTGCATTACTTTTCAAAGTCCCACAGGCTATGCTGATGGGCACTCAGGCCTGGGAACCAGATTCCCCGCAGTGCCAAACCCTACCTTCCCCACAGTGTGAAGCAGTCTCAGGACACGTGGGCCTTgcaaactgaggcagagaagagcTCAAATTATGACAACTATCCAACAGAGGGTCAAAGAAAGGCAGGCCCGCATTACACTATTTCTCTGCACTGTTGAGTCTGAACTATTTTATACCGAACTTGCCCTGTTTTAAAGTAAGCAACGTAGCCAAAACTGTtacccacaattttttttttctcttttttcgcTAAGCcagcagcatgtgggagttcccaggccagggactgaacccgtgtcacagcagtgacccgaaccacagcagtgacaaggccatattcttaacccactgcacccccgGGGAACTCTACCAACAAATATTACATAAACCAATATTACCAACACAAACGGCAGTCCCTAGGTGGCCCCAGCTTCCAGGAAGTCATTCAGTGGCTCTAACAGTCCACACtccttcctggctctgccacaacACCCTCCTACATCCTTGTTTCCTTTCACCCTTTCTTTGCTGTCTTGTCTTCTCAGCTCAAACATCCACTCAATTACAAACTCCAAGAGCAGGTTGTTTTTCTCAGCAGTCAGCACAAAACTGTAACTATGTTGCTACCTGGGTAATTGTTTGCTTCCTGTCCTTTCCAACTGGAGTGAGTTCGGACACCACCTTAAACTTGCTCATTATGGGTTCTCCATCACAAAACACCACCAACTCGCCAAAAGGAAGGGCCTGGAACAAATTAAACTCTGAATTGTTGAATGACTGGATGAGTGGAGGACACTCAAGcgtcatgttttctttttcatgccttCAGGTCCATGACACACACCTGTGCTCAccacgcacccccccccccccccacacacatagcCTCCACTACACTCCTAATTCTAGACTCCCTTAGCAAAACCAAGAGCTCTGGACAATACAGGCTCGGCATGCAAATACGTGGCCCTGGACAggccattcccccccccccccccttaacTAGCCTGGGTTTCAGGAGCACGACGGGAACGTGACAAGTCCCAGGGGAATCTAACTTATACAAGAGCAAGAACCTGCATTTCTCCTCCGGACCCCATCAAGGCCGCAGTTATGATTTGCTTCAAGTGTGTGTCCATGCCAAGTCCGCGTCTACCTTGTTCAGTGCCTTATCTCAGTCAAGGTATCCCCAGGCTTGCGCTGTGCCAGGCACACAACAAACGTTACACATTATTAGTTAAGTAAATGAGTTCCCGCTCTGAGCAGGGGTTCACAGATGGCCCACAAAGGAATGCGTACCTTTTGGGTAAAAGCGCACTCCCCAGACACAGGTCCGCCTCTCACCTAGGCCCCAGCACCCAGGGGAAGCCGGCCCCTAACCCCACGCCGGGCAGGTACCGCTTGCACAGAGAAGCATCTCCGCAAGTGCCGCGCACACCCTCGTCGTCCGCGTCCGGAGGGGAGGAAGAACAGGCGGTGAAAGACGGCCTCCTCAGGCTAGTGGCCATGGGGTGGACGTTGCGAAGGGCTGCGTCCACCGGGGACATGGAAAAGGCTCGACGGACGCCTGGTGAAGAAGCAAGCCCCAGAGAAGGCAGGCGAGAGGAGCGGGGCTGTACCCGGCTCCGCTGGCGCGGCTCAGTGACGCCGCCCTCCACGGCTGCGCCAGCAAACTTCCAGCCTGACGCCGCCCTCTAAAACTGCGCCAGCAACCTTCCAGCGTCTCGGCTTCTCCACGGAGGGGCTCCTTGGACAATTTTCCCGCCCCTTAGCCCAAGGAGGCGCCCATTGGAGAACTCCCTTGGCCCCGCCTACACAACCCGGAAGGTCAGCGGCGAGGGGGCGGGACCTGAAATGGACGCAAGGGAGCACCGCAAGCCTTTCTGGGAATTGAAGTCCTAGCCCTTTGGGAAGCCAGCGGGTTACTCAGGGCAGGTTATGAACTTTTAGAAGTGTAATTAACTCAGGGCGGAAAAGCTGGCAGGATCCTCAGCGTTGGGGCAAAGGGCAGAGAAGCCATCCGGAAAAACAAGTACAGTGATAGATTCAGTAAGAGCTGGCTCATTCAGCAGGAAGAAGGCAGGGGACCTGCAGCCCAGCAGAAGAGGGCTTCCCAAACCTCTGCTGGGAGGACATATTATTTTCCCCAAACTGAATCCTTTGTGGATGACATtctgtaaaatacaataaaagatgctttgcagagttcctgatgtggctcaacGGATGAAGACTTGGtggctgcaggtttgatcactggcctcactcagtaggtgacAGATCCTCCATTGTCATAAGCCATGGCAAAAGTCACAGATGTTGTTaggttctggtgtggctgtggcatatgcttcagctcagctccagttagaccccctaGCACAGGCACTTCCAGACACCACACCTGTGgtcatatgaagaaaaaaaggaaaaaaaatgatttgatagAAAAATAACATGGAAAAGACATGCAGAATACAATAcgacttttggggggggggattttttgatttttccttttttttttcaccttttaagggcctcaccctctgcatatggaagttcccaggctttaGATTGAATTGTAGATACACCtcctgggctacaccacagccatagcaatgccagatcccagcctcatctttgacctttgccacagcttatgcaatgccagatcctgaacccactgagcaaggccagggatcaaacctatgtcctcatggatactaatgggattCATTTTTTCTGAGCCATGTGAGCAACCCCAAGCCCAACTTAACTTTTTAGTAGATTCACCAGACATAAAATCCCTCTGTCCACTTGCAATAAAAGTGTCCAAATGCTACTCTCAAATGTCATTCTACAAATGGTCACCGTTGAGCAGCAGGCCTTCAAAACAGACAGACTCTGTCTTCCTGTCCCCCTTCAGTGTTTCCCAGCTCCTCTATCCCAGCTCCCCTGACTCCAGAGCTTAACAAGGTCAGTCATTAGGCCACCACTGGCTTGTGTCTCCCTCCCCCTGTGATGCCACGTTACCCACACAGAGGCTCTAAGCCAGAACGGGTGGGAGTGAGGGGAACATGGTAAGAAGTGTGGCTTTCTTTGCTCTGACATCTGTTTGCCTGATTTCTGAGATCCCCAAATAGTATTTTTTCAAGTGCTCTCATGATGTcgagttccatttatttatgtatttatttattgcttttgagggtcacacctgagcattctgaagttcccaggctaggggaggaatcagagctacagctgccagc containing:
- the LOC110258602 gene encoding leucine carboxyl methyltransferase 1-like isoform X1 is translated as MSPVDAALRNVHPMATSLRRPSFTACSSSPPDADDEGVRGTCGDASLCKRYLPGVGLGAGFPWVLGPRCAVSSGYWQDPCIPHLVRLSKERKAPKLTEDILLVSTASVSLSRRFYGRQDATVKF